A genomic segment from Leptolyngbya boryana PCC 6306 encodes:
- a CDS encoding DUF2811 domain-containing protein, whose translation MYPIISILTDLPEALHTSLTQYLEQHPDWDQDQVLTAALSLFLLQNGECDRQITSVYLDTLFKHST comes from the coding sequence ATGTACCCGATCATCAGCATCTTAACCGACCTTCCCGAAGCCCTTCATACCTCCTTGACCCAATATTTAGAGCAGCATCCAGATTGGGATCAAGATCAAGTTCTAACCGCCGCATTGAGCCTCTTTTTATTGCAGAATGGAGAATGCGATCGACAAATAACCTCGGTTTACCTCGATACGCTTTTCAAACACTCCACTTAA
- a CDS encoding DUF1816 domain-containing protein has product MNELWTSFLSAVGFAWWVEVTTDNPRCVYYFGPFPNQKTAATHQGGYVEDLEKEGATNIRIDVKRCKPSNLTIYDEKVDVGFKVSGVFSSQY; this is encoded by the coding sequence ATGAATGAACTTTGGACAAGTTTTCTTAGTGCGGTCGGTTTTGCCTGGTGGGTTGAGGTGACAACCGATAATCCCCGCTGTGTGTATTATTTTGGTCCTTTTCCAAACCAGAAGACAGCAGCAACCCATCAAGGCGGCTATGTAGAAGATTTGGAGAAAGAGGGCGCAACGAATATCCGCATTGATGTAAAGCGTTGTAAGCCGTCGAATCTGACGATTTACGACGAGAAGGTGGATGTGGGGTTTAAAGTCTCCGGCGTGTTTAGTAGCCAGTATTAA
- the carA gene encoding glutamine-hydrolyzing carbamoyl-phosphate synthase small subunit, whose amino-acid sequence MSSAVQPALLVLADGTTYRGFSFGATGTTIGEVVFNTGMTGYQEVMTDPSYRGQIVTFTYPELGNTGVNPEDEESDVPHVRGVIARNICERPSNWRSTATLSDYLKQHRLLGIYGIDTRALTRKLRSAGAMNGAISTEILDPGELLEQVQNAPSMAGLNLVKEVSTDKVYEWSEKTETIWEFSSTAQTQEEPLTVVAIDFGVKRNILRRLASYGCRVIVVPVDTPPEEILKYNPDGIFLSNGPGDPAAVTEGIATTKALLEAQKPLFGICMGHQILGLSLGAETFKLKFGHRGLNQPCGLSQQIEITSQNHGFAIDANSLSDATVEITHLNLNDKTVAGLRHKTLPMFSVQYHPEASPGPHDADYLFENFVQSMRENKQ is encoded by the coding sequence ATGTCTTCTGCTGTTCAGCCTGCTTTACTTGTGCTTGCCGATGGAACGACGTATCGCGGATTCTCGTTCGGCGCAACCGGAACCACGATCGGAGAAGTCGTTTTTAATACTGGAATGACGGGTTATCAGGAAGTCATGACCGATCCCAGCTATCGCGGTCAAATCGTCACGTTTACTTATCCAGAACTGGGAAATACTGGAGTCAACCCAGAAGACGAAGAGTCAGATGTCCCACATGTGCGGGGTGTGATTGCGAGAAATATTTGTGAGCGTCCGAGCAATTGGCGATCGACCGCGACGCTCAGCGATTATCTCAAACAGCATCGACTCCTGGGAATTTATGGGATTGACACGCGTGCCCTAACCCGCAAACTGCGATCAGCAGGGGCGATGAATGGCGCAATCTCAACTGAAATTCTCGATCCCGGCGAACTGTTAGAACAAGTTCAGAACGCTCCCAGTATGGCTGGATTAAATCTCGTCAAAGAAGTTTCCACCGACAAAGTTTACGAGTGGTCAGAAAAAACAGAGACGATTTGGGAATTTAGCAGCACGGCTCAAACCCAAGAAGAACCCCTGACCGTCGTCGCGATCGATTTCGGAGTCAAGCGCAATATTCTGCGGCGCTTAGCAAGCTACGGCTGCCGAGTCATCGTTGTGCCCGTTGACACCCCACCCGAAGAAATCCTCAAATACAATCCTGACGGCATTTTCCTTTCCAATGGACCTGGCGATCCCGCCGCCGTCACTGAAGGAATTGCGACAACCAAAGCATTACTGGAAGCTCAAAAACCTCTATTTGGGATTTGCATGGGACACCAAATTTTAGGATTGTCTCTGGGAGCGGAAACCTTCAAGCTCAAATTCGGACATCGGGGATTAAATCAACCCTGTGGCTTGAGTCAGCAAATTGAAATTACCAGTCAAAATCATGGATTCGCCATTGATGCGAATTCTCTCTCTGACGCGACTGTCGAAATTACACATTTGAATTTGAACGACAAAACAGTTGCAGGACTGCGCCACAAGACGTTACCAATGTTTTCGGTGCAGTACCATCCAGAGGCAAGTCCAGGTCCACATGATGCCGATTATCTGTTCGAGAACTTCGTGCAATCGATGCGCGAAAACAAACAGTAG
- a CDS encoding Mini-ribonuclease 3, translating to MELSPGLSAPSSSEIQRLSPAAFAYLGDAVYELYIRRQFLLPPKRSEDYHRQVVSHVKAESQAAHLRSLMPHLSEAEHEFVKRGRNAALNRPKRLEPEIYQLATSLEALIGYLYLTNPDRLSELLGFLDLQ from the coding sequence TTGGAATTGTCTCCAGGGTTGTCTGCTCCTTCCTCGTCTGAGATCCAGCGTCTTTCTCCGGCTGCATTTGCCTATTTGGGAGATGCAGTTTACGAACTGTATATTCGGAGGCAGTTTCTCTTGCCACCGAAGCGTTCTGAAGATTATCATCGGCAAGTTGTGTCGCATGTAAAGGCGGAGTCCCAAGCCGCGCATTTACGATCGCTCATGCCCCACTTAAGCGAAGCTGAACATGAGTTTGTCAAACGAGGTCGCAATGCCGCTTTAAACCGCCCGAAACGACTTGAGCCGGAAATTTATCAGCTTGCCACCAGTTTGGAAGCACTGATTGGCTATCTCTATCTCACTAACCCCGATCGTTTGTCTGAGTTACTAGGATTTCTCGACCTTCAGTAA
- a CDS encoding DUF2996 domain-containing protein — MATEETNPQGEDKELPPTVGGNVPEVVKENLHSESTSATTEIPSANAPDPTAVENNVNSAKPKAAKSDEALKPAKAKKEKAPSVEDKPFGEFIQQDYLPALKQGLEKLGTRSLELHFEKRKIPIKGYDQAPECWQVIGKWQPSYKQLREFNIYFFDESINGLKGFACAEGDLLSTMESFLIDERKVSLDLLVFGAVQRLNGQKWLARN, encoded by the coding sequence ATGGCAACGGAAGAAACGAACCCTCAAGGTGAAGACAAGGAACTCCCACCAACCGTCGGTGGCAATGTCCCGGAGGTTGTCAAAGAAAACTTGCATAGCGAATCTACATCTGCGACGACTGAAATTCCTTCTGCGAATGCGCCTGATCCCACTGCCGTTGAGAATAATGTTAACTCAGCAAAACCGAAAGCTGCGAAATCTGATGAGGCGCTAAAACCTGCAAAGGCGAAGAAAGAAAAGGCTCCTAGTGTTGAAGACAAACCATTTGGAGAGTTCATTCAGCAAGATTATTTGCCGGCGCTCAAGCAAGGGCTAGAGAAATTAGGCACTCGATCGCTAGAGCTACATTTCGAGAAGCGCAAAATTCCGATCAAAGGATATGATCAGGCTCCAGAATGTTGGCAAGTGATTGGCAAGTGGCAGCCGAGTTACAAGCAGTTGCGCGAGTTCAACATTTACTTCTTTGATGAAAGCATTAATGGTCTGAAAGGCTTTGCGTGCGCCGAGGGTGATCTCCTGAGTACGATGGAGTCTTTTCTGATTGATGAACGGAAAGTTTCGCTCGACCTTTTGGTTTTTGGTGCAGTGCAGCGCTTGAATGGTCAAAAGTGGTTAGCACGGAATTAG
- the hemJ gene encoding protoporphyrinogen oxidase HemJ yields MAYQWFKAFHIVGIVCWFAGMFYLPRLFVYHAEANEQPEPARSILKAQYQIMEKRLYSIIMTPAMLLTIAMAIGLISTEPDVLKEPWLHVKLACVALLVGYHHLCKRIMKQFASDTCKMTGQQFRWFNEFPTVFFVIVVMLAVFKNNIPTSATAWGIFAMTIAMAAFIQLYARKRRLAKEQEAQAIAESVS; encoded by the coding sequence ATGGCATATCAGTGGTTTAAGGCGTTTCACATCGTAGGAATTGTCTGCTGGTTTGCGGGAATGTTTTATCTGCCTCGGCTCTTTGTCTACCATGCTGAAGCAAATGAACAACCCGAACCTGCCCGCAGCATTCTTAAGGCGCAGTATCAGATCATGGAGAAGCGCTTATACAGCATCATTATGACCCCAGCGATGTTACTCACAATCGCCATGGCGATTGGGCTAATTTCAACTGAACCCGATGTGTTGAAAGAGCCTTGGCTGCATGTCAAATTAGCCTGTGTTGCTTTGCTTGTGGGATATCACCATCTCTGTAAGCGCATCATGAAACAATTTGCATCAGACACTTGCAAAATGACAGGTCAGCAGTTTCGCTGGTTTAATGAGTTTCCAACGGTGTTTTTTGTGATTGTTGTGATGCTGGCGGTGTTTAAGAATAACATTCCAACCAGTGCAACGGCTTGGGGCATTTTTGCAATGACGATCGCGATGGCAGCATTCATTCAGTTGTATGCAAGAAAACGTCGCCTCGCTAAGGAACAGGAGGCGCAAGCGATCGCAGAATCTGTTTCGTGA
- a CDS encoding ABC transporter permease codes for MTTSTPRRFQSGFDRILEALTSETSIYVMKRLLQALFTLLLAAALSFFIIQLAPGDYLDTLRENPKISPERIDQLRKQYGLDRSWIEQFFLWVWNIITKGDFGTSFVYNRSVVSLLWERVPPTLLLAITSLVVTWGVAIPLGILAAIKQQKWVDRVLQVLSYAGQGFPSFVTALLLLIFAQNTSPLFPVGDLTSIDFADLNWFGKILDVAWHLILPTLALAIAGFAGLQRIMRGQLLDVLRQDYVQTARAKGLSENRVIYVHALRNAINPLITLLGFEFASLLGGAFITENFFNLPGLGRLILQAVQAQDLYLIMSSLMMGAVMLIVGNLLADLLLKAVDPRISIDDLN; via the coding sequence ATGACTACTTCAACCCCTAGAAGATTCCAATCTGGTTTCGATCGAATTCTTGAAGCGCTGACCAGTGAAACTTCGATTTATGTGATGAAGCGATTATTGCAAGCATTATTTACACTCTTGCTTGCCGCCGCATTAAGCTTTTTCATCATTCAGCTTGCGCCAGGTGACTACCTCGATACGCTGCGCGAAAACCCGAAAATTTCGCCAGAACGGATTGATCAACTTCGCAAGCAATATGGGTTGGATCGATCTTGGATCGAACAGTTCTTCTTGTGGGTCTGGAACATCATTACAAAAGGTGACTTCGGAACGAGTTTTGTTTACAATCGCTCGGTTGTATCATTGCTCTGGGAACGAGTTCCCCCCACGCTTTTACTAGCAATCACTTCGCTGGTTGTAACGTGGGGCGTGGCGATTCCGTTGGGAATCTTAGCAGCGATTAAACAGCAAAAATGGGTGGATCGAGTTTTACAAGTACTCAGCTATGCAGGACAAGGATTTCCAAGCTTTGTGACTGCTTTGCTGCTGCTCATTTTTGCACAGAATACTTCGCCCCTGTTTCCAGTGGGAGATCTGACCAGCATTGATTTTGCAGATTTGAATTGGTTCGGTAAGATTCTCGATGTTGCCTGGCATTTGATTTTGCCGACTTTGGCTTTAGCGATCGCAGGATTTGCCGGATTGCAGCGAATTATGCGAGGTCAGTTGCTCGATGTGTTGCGCCAAGATTATGTGCAAACGGCGCGCGCAAAGGGACTGTCCGAAAATCGCGTGATTTATGTTCATGCGTTGCGAAATGCAATCAACCCGCTGATTACGCTTTTGGGCTTTGAATTTGCCAGCCTGTTAGGTGGGGCCTTTATCACGGAGAATTTCTTTAATCTCCCAGGCTTGGGGAGATTGATTTTGCAAGCTGTTCAGGCTCAAGATCTGTACTTGATTATGTCGAGCTTGATGATGGGAGCAGTGATGCTCATTGTCGGGAATTTACTAGCTGATTTACTGCTGAAAGCAGTTGATCCACGAATTAGCATTGATGACTTGAATTAG
- a CDS encoding alpha/beta fold hydrolase, with translation MNRFSLKVWIDGSGYPILCLHGHPGSGRSMSVFTEHFAQRFYTISPDLRGYGQSKTRENFVMLDHLDDLQGVLDQYGIDRCLILGWSLGGIIALELAARFPDRVSGLILIATSARPWGDHPKISFQDNLFTAIAGILNAVRPGWQWNIDTFAKRSLFRYLVRHHTPATYRYIASDAMYAFLKTSLAANRALNAALSPGYYRVQNFEDISCPVLMLAGEHDRHITAISSVETAKNLPNCEYKVYPNTAHLLPWEIPETILDDIDQWLDQHPESWR, from the coding sequence ATGAATCGATTTTCTTTGAAGGTTTGGATTGATGGAAGCGGGTATCCGATCCTCTGTTTGCATGGGCATCCCGGCTCAGGTCGCAGTATGAGCGTGTTTACTGAGCATTTCGCGCAACGGTTTTATACAATTTCGCCTGACCTACGTGGCTACGGACAATCCAAGACACGCGAAAACTTCGTCATGCTGGATCATCTGGATGATTTGCAGGGCGTGTTGGATCAGTATGGAATCGATCGCTGTTTAATTCTGGGTTGGTCACTGGGCGGGATCATCGCACTTGAACTTGCTGCACGATTTCCAGATCGAGTCAGCGGACTCATCTTGATTGCAACTTCCGCGCGCCCCTGGGGAGATCATCCCAAAATTAGCTTTCAGGACAATCTATTCACTGCAATTGCTGGAATTCTCAATGCAGTCCGCCCCGGTTGGCAGTGGAACATTGATACGTTTGCAAAGCGATCGCTGTTTCGTTACTTAGTCCGACACCATACACCCGCAACCTATCGCTACATTGCGAGTGATGCAATGTATGCCTTTCTCAAGACTTCGCTGGCTGCAAATCGAGCTTTGAATGCAGCGTTGAGTCCAGGTTACTATCGAGTTCAAAATTTTGAAGACATTAGCTGTCCAGTGCTCATGCTAGCAGGAGAACACGATCGACATATCACCGCGATTTCTAGTGTTGAAACTGCGAAAAATCTACCAAACTGCGAATATAAAGTTTATCCAAACACCGCGCACTTATTGCCTTGGGAGATCCCCGAAACAATCCTCGACGATATCGATCAATGGCTCGATCAACACCCTGAAAGTTGGAGGTGA
- the rlmB gene encoding 23S rRNA (guanosine(2251)-2'-O)-methyltransferase RlmB, protein MATSDRRNSNSKGRANRDAGGGKPKFKGKRVGAPKRRDSEGSFDRDSRPERRSYDSGEQRFEKRDNSARDRNEGSGERRYERKERSFDRPNRNDSGERRFEKRDGSGARGRDRSEFNGERRERNFDRPKGEFNGEKRSFDRPNREFNGERRERNFDRPKGEFNGEKRSFDRPNREFNGERRERNFDRPNREFNGERRERRGGYESRERNFDRPRDGFKGEQRKERNFDRPTGERQERSFDRPRGEFGGRKFDRSAPGSDSRFEKRDRFLAEQARDDIPSHFVSHDEPFESNEEPDLLYGRHPVLTALQGERTLNRIWVTEKLHYDPRYLSLLNQAKANGTVIDEVTPKRLDQITHGANHQGIAAQVAAYEYTELDNLIVRAKAATDQPVIVVADGITDPHNLGAIIRTAEALGAQGIVIPQRRAVGVTSTVMKVAAGAIEKLPVARVVNLARALEDLKSAGFWIYGTASESSQPIHTVKFAKAAVVVIGAEGEGLGLVVQRGCDVLVSVPLQGTTPSLNASVAAGMALYEVFRQRWESTIHIDGLKPTFGLKS, encoded by the coding sequence ATGGCTACTTCCGATAGACGCAACTCCAATTCCAAGGGTCGAGCAAATCGCGATGCTGGTGGAGGCAAACCGAAGTTTAAGGGCAAGCGGGTTGGTGCTCCTAAACGTCGCGACAGTGAGGGCAGTTTCGATCGCGATTCTCGCCCTGAGCGCCGCTCTTACGATTCGGGTGAGCAACGCTTTGAAAAACGCGATAACTCTGCACGGGATCGCAATGAGGGTTCCGGTGAGCGCCGATATGAGCGCAAAGAGCGCAGCTTCGATCGTCCGAATCGCAATGATTCAGGTGAACGACGCTTTGAAAAACGCGATGGCTCCGGCGCACGTGGGCGGGATCGTTCAGAATTTAATGGCGAGAGAAGAGAGCGCAACTTTGACCGTCCCAAAGGCGAGTTCAATGGCGAAAAACGCAGCTTCGATCGCCCCAACCGTGAATTCAATGGCGAGAGAAGAGAGCGCAACTTCGATCGTCCCAAAGGCGAGTTCAACGGCGAAAAACGCAGCTTCGATCGTCCCAACCGTGAATTTAATGGTGAGAGAAGAGAGCGCAACTTCGATCGTCCGAATCGTGAGTTCAACGGCGAAAGAAGAGAACGACGTGGCGGCTACGAAAGCCGTGAGCGCAACTTTGACCGTCCAAGAGACGGATTTAAGGGCGAACAACGGAAAGAGCGCAACTTTGACCGTCCCACGGGTGAGCGACAAGAACGGAGCTTTGATCGCCCAAGAGGTGAGTTCGGGGGGCGGAAATTTGATCGGTCTGCACCTGGATCAGACTCACGATTTGAGAAGCGCGATCGCTTCTTAGCTGAACAAGCGCGCGATGATATTCCTTCGCATTTCGTTTCACATGATGAACCTTTTGAAAGCAATGAAGAACCCGATCTGCTCTATGGTCGCCATCCTGTCTTAACTGCTCTACAGGGAGAGCGCACTTTAAACCGAATTTGGGTAACTGAAAAGCTGCATTACGATCCCCGCTATTTGTCTTTACTAAACCAAGCAAAAGCCAACGGAACTGTCATTGATGAAGTAACCCCGAAACGATTGGATCAAATTACGCATGGTGCCAATCATCAGGGGATCGCAGCCCAAGTTGCAGCTTATGAGTACACCGAGCTAGACAATTTAATTGTGCGAGCTAAAGCAGCAACCGATCAGCCTGTGATTGTCGTTGCTGATGGGATTACTGATCCCCATAACTTAGGTGCAATCATTCGGACAGCCGAAGCTTTAGGAGCACAGGGGATCGTGATCCCGCAACGGCGTGCTGTTGGCGTAACCTCAACTGTGATGAAGGTTGCAGCAGGTGCGATCGAAAAACTCCCAGTTGCCCGTGTCGTCAATCTTGCGCGTGCTTTGGAAGATTTAAAATCCGCAGGATTTTGGATTTATGGCACAGCTTCTGAATCCAGTCAGCCGATTCATACGGTAAAATTTGCGAAAGCTGCTGTGGTGGTAATCGGTGCAGAAGGGGAAGGTTTAGGATTAGTGGTGCAGCGCGGGTGTGATGTACTGGTCTCAGTTCCACTACAAGGCACAACGCCCAGCTTAAATGCTTCTGTAGCAGCAGGAATGGCACTTTATGAAGTGTTCCGCCAACGCTGGGAAAGCACCATCCACATTGATGGACTTAAGCCAACTTTTGGATTGAAAAGTTAA
- a CDS encoding DUF3082 domain-containing protein, which translates to MSDSPTPQSPTPQSPTPLRCLLGAIVAAVLAYALYNMTSSIAISFATKPIDTDTTLIVQRISSAVRTLVLGMSAMGTGIFGLAALGLFALAIQLLFRKPDSSAN; encoded by the coding sequence ATGTCAGACTCCCCTACCCCCCAATCCCCTACTCCCCAATCCCCTACCCCACTCCGCTGCCTCCTCGGCGCGATCGTTGCCGCTGTCCTCGCTTATGCGCTCTACAACATGACAAGCTCGATCGCGATTTCTTTCGCTACCAAACCGATCGATACCGACACGACACTTATCGTTCAGCGCATTTCCTCCGCCGTCCGCACCCTCGTTTTGGGCATGAGCGCAATGGGAACCGGAATTTTCGGACTTGCAGCTCTGGGACTATTTGCCCTCGCCATCCAACTGCTGTTCCGCAAACCGGATTCTTCCGCAAACTAA
- a CDS encoding retropepsin-like aspartic protease family protein, with the protein MLRFGTCVILPLLMATSAAIGVGCSRMQLTQTRSLQVATPPAPPKPTPTPETIEDFYQSALDSAASARSISQSALSPEDWQLVASRWKSAIAALKQVPKSDPNRKFVNQKLGEFNQALANAEDRAARTGKEKVAVLDPGIKVDPALSSKEIATIAAQRSRTLQVPIKYRKNNIPVVDVLFNNRQRFEMMVDTGASATMITQEMARQLGARSIGETQAMTAAGVTTVQIAMVQSMSVSGKTIRDVPVSIGPMDIGLLGHDFFGDCDITIKRNVVEFGKCG; encoded by the coding sequence ATGCTCAGATTTGGAACTTGCGTGATTTTGCCGCTGTTAATGGCGACCTCGGCTGCAATCGGGGTGGGCTGTAGTCGGATGCAATTGACACAGACGCGATCGCTTCAAGTTGCGACACCTCCTGCTCCCCCCAAGCCAACTCCGACTCCGGAGACGATCGAAGATTTTTATCAATCGGCTCTCGACAGTGCTGCTAGTGCGCGATCAATTAGCCAATCGGCGCTGTCTCCAGAAGATTGGCAGTTAGTCGCAAGTCGGTGGAAAAGTGCGATCGCCGCACTCAAACAAGTTCCTAAATCTGATCCCAATCGCAAATTCGTCAACCAGAAACTTGGGGAATTTAATCAAGCTTTGGCAAATGCTGAGGATCGGGCTGCTCGAACTGGCAAAGAAAAAGTAGCAGTGCTTGACCCAGGGATTAAAGTTGATCCAGCCTTGTCGTCTAAAGAGATCGCGACGATTGCAGCCCAACGATCGCGCACGTTACAAGTCCCAATTAAATACCGAAAGAATAATATTCCGGTCGTGGATGTGTTGTTTAACAATCGTCAGCGATTTGAAATGATGGTGGATACTGGGGCTTCGGCAACAATGATCACCCAAGAAATGGCACGACAGTTGGGTGCTCGATCAATTGGTGAAACTCAAGCGATGACGGCAGCAGGTGTGACCACCGTGCAAATTGCAATGGTGCAATCGATGTCGGTGTCAGGTAAGACGATTCGAGATGTCCCAGTCTCGATCGGTCCTATGGATATCGGGCTTTTAGGTCACGATTTCTTTGGAGATTGCGATATTACGATCAAGCGTAATGTCGTCGAGTTTGGTAAGTGTGGTTAG
- a CDS encoding mannose-1-phosphate guanylyltransferase: protein MTQSLVPIILAGGKGERFWPLSRKQRPKQFLCLDGSGRSLLQTTADRLLKTAGGWDNLWVVTASHLADGVREQLPELPEANILVEPEGRDTAPAVAWSTVEVAKRYGKDVVTGFFPADHWIAEQDIFEATLMAAVEAAVEHSAIVTLGIAPTHAATGYGYIEQGEKIGLFGQAYPAFKVDRFTEKPDKDTAETFVSSGRFSWNGGMFVFLASVMLAELHQHAPEIIQLLEEKGIDAYSTLPKLSIDYAVMEKTDRACVLPVQFSWDDLGDWGAIERLMKSADHPNVEFGQHVCLDTSGAIVYTSDEDELIVTIGLDDTVVVRDGKVTLIVKKDRTQEIKAVLKTIQERSEFQGLL, encoded by the coding sequence ATGACTCAATCTCTGGTTCCGATTATTTTAGCGGGTGGAAAAGGTGAGCGGTTTTGGCCCCTCAGCCGCAAACAGCGTCCAAAACAGTTTCTTTGTCTCGATGGCAGTGGACGGAGTTTGTTACAAACAACGGCCGATCGCTTATTAAAAACAGCAGGCGGTTGGGACAATCTCTGGGTCGTGACCGCTTCGCATTTGGCAGATGGTGTGCGCGAACAGTTACCGGAGCTACCAGAAGCAAATATTTTGGTGGAGCCAGAAGGGCGTGATACCGCTCCGGCTGTGGCTTGGAGTACGGTCGAAGTGGCAAAACGCTACGGCAAAGATGTCGTGACCGGATTTTTCCCTGCGGATCACTGGATTGCCGAGCAGGATATTTTTGAAGCCACGTTGATGGCGGCAGTAGAGGCGGCAGTTGAGCATTCAGCGATCGTCACATTAGGCATTGCGCCAACTCATGCCGCGACAGGCTACGGCTATATCGAGCAGGGTGAAAAGATTGGGTTATTTGGTCAAGCCTATCCGGCATTTAAGGTCGATCGCTTTACAGAAAAGCCGGATAAAGATACTGCAGAAACATTTGTCAGCAGTGGACGTTTTAGCTGGAATGGCGGGATGTTCGTGTTTCTAGCCAGCGTGATGCTCGCTGAATTGCACCAACACGCTCCTGAAATCATTCAACTCCTAGAAGAGAAAGGAATTGACGCATATTCGACTCTCCCCAAGCTCAGCATTGACTACGCAGTGATGGAAAAGACCGATCGTGCCTGTGTGCTTCCGGTGCAATTTAGTTGGGACGATTTGGGAGACTGGGGCGCGATCGAGCGATTGATGAAATCAGCGGATCATCCGAATGTCGAATTCGGACAGCATGTTTGTCTCGATACGAGCGGCGCAATTGTTTACACCTCAGATGAGGATGAATTAATTGTGACAATCGGACTAGACGATACTGTCGTCGTCCGGGATGGGAAAGTCACACTCATTGTGAAAAAAGACCGGACGCAAGAGATTAAAGCCGTGCTGAAAACCATTCAAGAGCGATCTGAATTTCAAGGACTGCTCTGA
- a CDS encoding STAS domain-containing protein codes for MPEQLTLTVSLRGTREVRDNTYQLFRLVGQLDAFSEPTFRKVLTKCIEDGPKHVVLDLSKIDFVDSSGLGALVQVAKKAQQASGTLQIVTNARVTQTVKLVRLEQFLALQPSVETAIENIQSAS; via the coding sequence ATTCCTGAGCAACTAACCCTAACAGTCAGTCTTCGAGGCACACGCGAAGTTAGGGACAATACATATCAACTCTTTCGCCTCGTAGGGCAACTTGATGCCTTTTCTGAACCGACCTTCCGGAAGGTGCTGACGAAGTGTATTGAGGATGGTCCTAAGCACGTTGTTTTAGATTTATCCAAAATCGACTTTGTGGATAGTTCGGGTTTGGGCGCTTTGGTGCAGGTCGCTAAAAAAGCGCAACAAGCCTCTGGAACCTTGCAGATTGTCACGAATGCACGGGTTACACAGACCGTGAAGCTAGTTCGCCTAGAGCAATTTCTTGCTTTACAACCGTCTGTGGAAACGGCGATTGAAAATATTCAATCTGCCTCTTAA